In the bacterium genome, one interval contains:
- the prsK gene encoding XrtA/PEP-CTERM system histidine kinase PrsK has translation MQPEVFLCLGGAASALLVAGLAVWRWERSWVVFWFVLGMLGFALEGAMVGLSPEGLDPQRVLAFHRWYWAVAAVLPGIWLAFSLGFARVGGGMPSGLWRWAVAGLLVVPAVLAFPGSGWLFKGLALRETSWDWFLPLDWPGKVFMGVTVLGWVLSLASLERTFRHAVGRSKWQIKFLIFGLGGLGALQVYIAGQALLFRGVDTALERVNALAILPASFFLGIGVWRCGVREVRLQISHSALYHSITFLVVGLYFLLAGAAAQLLVLLGALEGIHYKILFLFVVVCGAGAIFFSDRVRYRIRKFIRQNFVKSRYDYRDVWNRFTSRTTGLMEPRELCREAVKFLAETMEALSVSAWLLEKKDGSLRLAASTVYPEGQNMEVPLGDMEAGELLAILNQHPLPVVDLESDVGERLSLWKDFASGFLEDAMIRYCVPLSAGGRLLGLVTVGERIRWVPLSEEDKELLRTLVDQMAMGLVQFQLSEELREAREMEAFQAMSAFLVHDLKNLSAKLALTAQNLPEYFQEPEFRKDAVRVITQSVEKIKAMCSQLGLMRKGLELNLQEEDLNSLVRSSVKELDGLLKTTVEEDLGPLPKTRMDRELIKRVLINLLLNASEAIQEEGRIRVSTRHFEGWLELTVWDNGKGMSKEFLEKSLFRPFRSTKTHGMGIGLFQCKSIVEAHGGRIEVESQEGQGTRVRVVLSKAP, from the coding sequence ATGCAGCCTGAGGTTTTTCTTTGCTTGGGCGGGGCGGCCTCGGCGCTTCTGGTGGCCGGGCTGGCTGTCTGGAGGTGGGAGAGATCTTGGGTGGTCTTCTGGTTTGTGTTGGGCATGCTGGGATTTGCCCTGGAAGGGGCCATGGTGGGTCTCAGTCCAGAGGGCCTCGATCCTCAGAGAGTCCTGGCATTTCACCGCTGGTACTGGGCTGTGGCAGCAGTTCTGCCAGGCATATGGCTTGCCTTCAGCCTCGGTTTTGCCAGGGTGGGCGGGGGTATGCCTTCGGGCCTGTGGAGGTGGGCTGTGGCCGGGCTCTTGGTCGTACCCGCTGTCCTGGCTTTCCCGGGCAGTGGATGGCTTTTCAAGGGCCTGGCCCTGAGGGAAACCTCCTGGGATTGGTTCCTGCCCCTTGACTGGCCGGGCAAGGTTTTCATGGGAGTGACTGTCTTGGGCTGGGTCTTGAGCCTGGCCAGCCTGGAGAGGACCTTTCGTCATGCAGTGGGAAGGTCCAAGTGGCAGATCAAGTTTTTGATCTTCGGCCTGGGAGGCTTGGGCGCCCTGCAGGTGTACATAGCTGGCCAGGCACTGCTTTTCCGAGGTGTGGACACTGCTTTGGAGCGAGTCAACGCTCTGGCGATTCTTCCAGCATCGTTCTTTCTGGGTATCGGGGTATGGAGATGCGGGGTCAGGGAGGTGCGCTTACAGATCTCCCACTCGGCCCTTTATCATTCCATCACCTTCCTGGTAGTGGGTCTTTACTTTTTGCTGGCAGGAGCCGCTGCCCAGTTGCTGGTCTTGCTGGGGGCCCTGGAAGGTATACACTACAAGATTCTTTTTCTCTTTGTGGTGGTATGCGGGGCCGGTGCAATCTTTTTCTCCGACCGGGTGCGCTACAGGATCCGCAAGTTCATCAGACAGAATTTTGTGAAGTCCAGATACGACTACAGAGATGTCTGGAACCGCTTCACCAGCAGGACCACCGGCTTGATGGAGCCCAGGGAGCTTTGCCGCGAGGCCGTGAAGTTTTTGGCCGAGACCATGGAAGCCCTGTCGGTGAGCGCATGGCTTCTGGAGAAAAAAGATGGCAGCCTGAGGCTTGCAGCCTCCACAGTTTATCCGGAGGGGCAAAACATGGAGGTGCCCCTGGGAGACATGGAGGCGGGTGAACTGCTTGCCATCTTGAACCAACATCCCCTACCCGTGGTGGACCTGGAATCTGATGTGGGTGAGCGGCTTTCCCTTTGGAAAGACTTTGCCTCTGGGTTCCTGGAGGATGCCATGATCCGTTATTGTGTGCCCCTTTCAGCAGGGGGAAGGCTCTTGGGCCTGGTGACAGTGGGGGAGAGAATCCGCTGGGTCCCGTTGAGCGAAGAGGACAAGGAGCTCTTGAGGACCCTCGTGGATCAGATGGCAATGGGTCTGGTGCAGTTCCAACTCTCCGAAGAGCTGAGAGAGGCCAGGGAGATGGAGGCCTTTCAGGCCATGTCGGCCTTTCTGGTGCACGATCTCAAGAACCTCTCTGCCAAGCTCGCCCTGACAGCCCAAAACCTGCCCGAGTATTTCCAGGAGCCCGAGTTCAGGAAGGACGCCGTGAGGGTCATCACCCAAAGCGTGGAGAAGATCAAGGCCATGTGCAGCCAGTTGGGGCTCATGAGAAAAGGCCTGGAGCTGAATCTCCAGGAAGAGGATCTGAACTCATTGGTCCGAAGCTCTGTAAAGGAACTCGACGGTCTTTTGAAAACCACTGTGGAGGAAGACCTGGGGCCTCTGCCCAAGACAAGAATGGACCGGGAGCTGATCAAGCGTGTCTTGATCAACCTTCTCTTAAACGCCAGCGAGGCCATCCAGGAAGAGGGTCGAATCAGGGTAAGTACAAGGCACTTTGAGGGATGGCTGGAGCTTACCGTATGGGACAACGGTAAAGGCATGTCCAAGGAATTCCTGGAAAAATCCCTATTCAGACCCTTTCGCAGCACCAAGACCCATGGTATGGGAATAGGGCTCTTCCAGTGCAAGAGCATAGTGGAAGCCCATGGAGGCAGGATCGAGGTGGAAAGCCAGGAGGGGCAGGGAACCAGGGTGAGGGTGGTGCTGAGCAAAGCTCCATAG
- a CDS encoding choice-of-anchor N protein, giving the protein MRTLKILTLLKKALCSLALVFLWAGVSWACPTLQLDIAGGTYNYSGNGQTEDTIVAPGDTFTLYAFLIPNSSNKLNDTYYISAAIVPKVGEPGENLGSFVFSGETINVTSGMTYGIPPLEIVVTQTQLWDRGDLPRHGIYYTYFAEFGFKFNESQYLASYDTALRAQNNLGIPPDSTGVNMYYVTFQVDVSGLAPGYIIHFDLYNTTIRCGNDVDVTKFAPFSHDAESKVPETSSLFLLGAGLLGVGLLAKRRRPRRLD; this is encoded by the coding sequence ATGAGAACCCTTAAGATCTTGACACTGTTGAAAAAGGCCCTTTGCTCTTTGGCCCTCGTGTTTCTTTGGGCAGGGGTTTCATGGGCTTGCCCCACGCTGCAACTGGACATAGCGGGAGGGACATACAATTACTCGGGCAACGGTCAGACCGAAGATACCATAGTGGCCCCAGGGGATACATTTACCTTGTACGCCTTCTTGATTCCCAATAGTAGCAATAAGCTGAACGATACCTACTACATATCAGCGGCCATAGTGCCCAAGGTGGGGGAGCCTGGGGAGAATTTGGGATCGTTTGTTTTCAGTGGCGAGACGATAAATGTGACGAGTGGCATGACCTATGGAATCCCGCCATTGGAGATTGTGGTGACTCAGACTCAGTTGTGGGATCGTGGAGATCTGCCGAGGCATGGCATCTATTACACTTATTTTGCGGAGTTTGGGTTCAAGTTCAATGAATCCCAGTATCTTGCGTCTTACGACACAGCTTTGAGGGCTCAGAATAACTTGGGAATTCCTCCTGACTCCACAGGGGTAAATATGTATTACGTGACCTTCCAGGTAGATGTCTCAGGCCTGGCCCCAGGCTACATAATCCATTTTGATCTTTACAACACCACGATCCGGTGTGGCAATGACGTGGATGTGACCAAGTTTGCCCCATTTTCCCACGATGCAGAAAGCAAGGTGCCAGAGACCTCAAGTCTGTTTCTCCTTGGGGCTGGTCTCCTCGGGGTAGGGCTTCTGGCCAAGAGAAGGCGGCCCAGGCGCCTGGATTAG
- a CDS encoding exosortase/archaeosortase family protein, whose product MQIIKLKWIAFLLGAAAAALMAHGPLVALRELSSRDEMYSHIPLIPVAALYFFWVSRKKVECVSGWSPAIGALVGVSGLILYWGATRLGDALQPQDRIAIQIFFMVILVQAVFITLFGLKAAREAAFPLLFLFLVVPFPSIVQDWVVSLLQRGSAEATHFIFSLTWVPFFREGFVFQVPGISVEVAPQCGGIRSGIALAITCLVAGKLFLARAWSRAALIVACVPITIFKNGLRIVGLTLGAIYIDPRILESQLHRSGGIPFFALAMAMTAPVLWALYKLENRRKKPSEPPGQEPENPGSKAASPGDGNAENA is encoded by the coding sequence ATGCAGATCATCAAACTGAAATGGATCGCATTCTTACTGGGAGCCGCGGCAGCAGCTCTCATGGCCCATGGACCCCTTGTGGCACTGAGAGAGCTTTCCTCCCGGGACGAGATGTATTCCCATATACCTCTCATACCTGTGGCAGCTCTGTACTTTTTTTGGGTCAGCCGCAAGAAGGTGGAGTGCGTCTCGGGATGGTCCCCTGCCATCGGGGCCCTCGTGGGTGTGTCTGGCTTGATTCTTTACTGGGGCGCGACTCGGCTGGGAGATGCTCTTCAACCCCAGGACCGCATCGCCATTCAGATCTTCTTCATGGTGATTCTGGTGCAGGCGGTCTTTATCACCCTCTTCGGGCTCAAAGCTGCCAGAGAGGCTGCATTCCCTCTGCTTTTTCTGTTTCTTGTGGTACCTTTTCCGAGCATTGTCCAAGACTGGGTGGTAAGCTTGCTCCAGAGAGGCTCGGCAGAAGCCACACACTTCATATTCAGTCTCACCTGGGTGCCATTTTTCAGGGAGGGTTTCGTGTTTCAGGTGCCAGGGATAAGCGTGGAGGTGGCCCCCCAGTGCGGAGGTATAAGAAGCGGCATAGCCCTGGCCATAACCTGCCTTGTGGCAGGAAAGCTCTTTCTTGCAAGAGCATGGAGCCGGGCAGCACTTATCGTGGCATGTGTGCCCATAACCATCTTCAAAAACGGGCTTCGCATAGTGGGTCTGACCCTGGGGGCCATATACATAGATCCCAGGATCTTGGAAAGTCAACTCCACAGAAGTGGAGGGATTCCGTTTTTCGCCCTGGCCATGGCCATGACGGCTCCTGTGCTTTGGGCACTGTACAAGCTGGAGAATCGCCGCAAGAAACCCTCGGAGCCTCCAGGGCAGGAGCCAGAGAACCCTGGCTCCAAAGCCGCAAGCCCCGGGGACGGCAATGCGGAGAACGCCTGA
- the prsR gene encoding PEP-CTERM-box response regulator transcription factor has product MSPQDKPRLLIVEDDQDLATQLKWALARHYEVDAAQDAASALRVFKKARPKLVTLDLGLPPDPGGVKEGFNVLGNLLESDPMVKVIVITGRQEREHGLRAVAMGAYDYMSKPVDVQELEVVLKRALHVRALEEENQALEAREHRASAGEMLWASKVMEEVWVKIQRVAKTDAPVLLLGETGTGKELAAKAIHGLSPRRNAAFVPIDCGAIPESLLESELFGHEKGAFTGAHTTRKGRVEAAQGGTLFLDEVGDLPASLQMKLLRLLQEQRFQRVGGRQWIEVDARVVAATNRDLGQAIKEGRFREDLYFRLGVVVIELPPLRHRSGDVTLLANAFLERFKGDSGKRLKGFTRDALEAMEAHQWPGNVRELENRVRRAVIMAKGSRITTTDLDLEAQGETLQDLDLRSAREALEREMVEKALARCGGNLTQAAQILGISRPTLYDLMDKLGIRKEAQTE; this is encoded by the coding sequence ATGAGCCCACAGGACAAGCCACGGCTTCTCATAGTGGAGGATGACCAGGACCTGGCCACGCAACTCAAGTGGGCCCTGGCCAGACACTACGAGGTGGATGCGGCCCAGGATGCAGCTTCGGCCCTGAGGGTTTTCAAGAAGGCAAGGCCCAAGCTGGTCACTTTGGATCTGGGGCTTCCCCCGGATCCAGGGGGGGTCAAGGAAGGCTTCAATGTCTTGGGCAATCTCCTGGAATCTGACCCCATGGTCAAGGTGATAGTGATAACAGGCAGGCAGGAGAGGGAACACGGCCTCAGGGCTGTGGCCATGGGCGCCTACGATTACATGAGCAAACCCGTGGACGTGCAGGAGCTGGAGGTGGTGCTCAAGAGGGCCTTACATGTGAGGGCCCTGGAGGAGGAGAATCAGGCCCTGGAGGCCAGGGAGCATCGGGCATCGGCAGGGGAGATGCTCTGGGCCAGCAAGGTCATGGAGGAGGTCTGGGTAAAGATCCAAAGAGTGGCCAAGACAGATGCTCCGGTTCTCTTGCTGGGGGAGACGGGCACAGGCAAGGAGCTTGCCGCCAAGGCCATTCACGGGCTGAGCCCCAGAAGAAACGCTGCCTTTGTGCCCATAGACTGCGGGGCCATACCCGAGAGCCTCCTGGAAAGCGAACTTTTCGGCCATGAGAAAGGGGCCTTCACAGGAGCCCACACCACCAGGAAGGGACGGGTGGAGGCAGCTCAGGGGGGCACACTTTTTCTGGACGAGGTGGGAGATCTGCCGGCAAGTCTCCAGATGAAGCTCCTTAGGCTCTTGCAGGAACAACGTTTTCAGCGCGTGGGGGGCAGGCAGTGGATAGAAGTGGATGCCCGGGTCGTGGCAGCCACCAACAGGGATCTGGGGCAGGCCATAAAGGAAGGCAGGTTCCGAGAAGATCTCTACTTTCGCCTGGGGGTAGTGGTCATAGAGCTTCCACCTCTTAGGCACAGGTCAGGAGATGTGACCCTCTTGGCCAATGCCTTTCTGGAGCGGTTCAAGGGGGATTCGGGCAAGAGGCTCAAGGGTTTCACCCGAGATGCCCTGGAGGCCATGGAGGCCCATCAGTGGCCTGGAAACGTGCGAGAGCTGGAAAACAGGGTTCGAAGGGCAGTCATAATGGCCAAGGGTTCCAGAATAACCACCACAGACCTGGACCTGGAGGCTCAAGGCGAGACATTGCAGGATCTGGATCTTCGCTCTGCCAGGGAGGCTTTGGAAAGGGAGATGGTGGAGAAGGCCCTGGCCAGATGTGGTGGAAATCTGACCCAGGCGGCCCAGATCCTGGGCATAAGCAGGCCAACCCTCTATGATCTGATGGATAAGCTGGGTATAAGGAAAGAGGCACAGACCGAGTAA